The Sphaeramia orbicularis unplaced genomic scaffold, fSphaOr1.1, whole genome shotgun sequence genome includes a region encoding these proteins:
- the smco4 gene encoding single-pass membrane and coiled-coil domain-containing protein 4, with protein sequence MNPSYYIIKPDSYWSVCFCPRFLPTHLHLHHQGDAMRQLKGKPKKETSKDKKERKQAMQEARQQVATVVLPTLAVLVLIIVVFVYVATRPGAME encoded by the coding sequence ATGAATCCTAGTTATTACATCATAAAACCTGACTCATActggtctgtgtgtttctgtcccAGGTTCCTGCCAacacatcttcatcttcatcatcagggAGACGCCATGAGGCAGCTCAAAGGCAAACCTAAGAAAGAGACCTCCAAGGACAAGAAGGAGCGGAAGCAGGCCATGCAGGAGGCGCGGCAGCAGGTGGCCACGGTGGTGCTGCCCACGCTGGCCGTGCTGGTGCTCATCATCGTGGTCTTTGTGTACGTGGCCACGCGGCCCGGGGCCATGGAGTAG